A genomic region of Arachis stenosperma cultivar V10309 chromosome 9, arast.V10309.gnm1.PFL2, whole genome shotgun sequence contains the following coding sequences:
- the LOC130947648 gene encoding uncharacterized protein LOC130947648 isoform X3 has protein sequence MQEFQCSLNCNVISGHLFLKMSTESKTVKAENDFKLVVNYSKHCVWKDLKKDPSGAGFSLNCVDSSFANRNSNLYQDVRPSSMVFALLHGGISNTDLPIDDVFVNPITVICAKSDVTSADAPSRVITPECQAPKENDTDEVDERPVDKFLTQDDNKPNPSMEENPSPRKLCNGGMGLASKAPIEKLESTADNDLQTLNNCAALFLTGKKRCKLQQELTTGGKRVKKQTQESSFSRSMKIPETSDPRSRTRQNSSFMNLVSNMMKGFSQSAANPDHHLLWDHDQIQNHNPEPKSTGLKSNFKCMSCPIKSPRGLDVTPISCCAENNNSLYKQYLQSKEFEVKIRPVNFHSSHENRTNKEGKAINSFPTIQDQNNNESAESYAPSERKVTDNFLNKIDTFGGVWMNRFLPKSSAQLITFDNSVLPNSHKHFSHLKETKEQCVDDDHFLKKEASVDDTPKVGFNPITPFPGFKDSEPMAAMFARRLGAIRHITRDATYNLPHRHQN, from the exons ATGCAAGAATTTCAATGTTCTCTAAACTGTAATGTCATTTCAGGACATTTGTTTCTGAAGATGAGTACAGAAAGCAAGACAGTGAAAGCAGAGAATGATTTTAAACTAGTTGTGAACTACTCTAAGCACTGTGTTTGGAAAGACCTGAAGAAAGATCCATCAGGTGCAG GTTTCAGCTTAAATTGTGTTGATTCAAGTTTCGCTAACAGAAATAGCAATCTTTACCAAGATGTTAGACCAAGCAGCATGGTCTTTGCTCTTCTACATGGTGGAATTTCTAACACTGACTTACCTATAGATGATGTTTTTGTAAATCCTATAACGGTTATATGCGCGAAAAGCGACGTTACTTCGGCCGATGCTCCTTCTAGAGTCATCACTCCAGAATGTCAAGCACCTAAGGAGAATGATACAG ATGAGGTTGACGAAAGGCCTGTTGACAAGTTCTTAACTCAAGATGATAATAAACCAAACCCAAGCATGGAAGAAAATCCCTCTCCAAGAAAACTTTGCAATGGTGGAATGGGTCTTGCTTCTAAAGCTCCAATTGAGAAACTTGAATCAACAGCAGATAATGATTTACAAACATTGAATAATTGCGCAGCATTGTTTCTAACAGGTAAAAAGAGATGCAAACTTCAACAAGAGTTAACAACTGGGGGTAAAAGAGTCAAGAAGCAAACTCAAGAGAGTTCATTTTCGAGATCCATGAAAATTCCAGAAACTTCAGATCCCAGATCCAGAACCAGGCAGAATAGCTCATTCATGAACTTGGTTTCAAACATGATGAAAGGATTCTCACAATCAGCTGCAAATCCTGATCACCATCTTCTCTGGGATCATGATCAGATTCAGAATCATAATCCTGAGCCGAAAAGTACAGGACTCAAATCCAATTTCAAGTGCATGTCTTGTCCCATAAAATCTCCTCGAGGCCTAGATGTTACTCCAATATCATGTTGTGCAGAGAACAATAACAGTCTTTACAAACAGTATTTGCAATCAAAAGAGTTTGAGGTAAAGATTAGGCCTGTGAATTTTCACAGCAGCCATGAAAACAGGACAAATAAAGAAGGAAAAGCAATAAATTCATTTCCTACCATACAGGATCAGAATAACAATGAGAGTGCTGAATCCTACGCACCTTCGGAGAGGAAGGTAACAGATAATTTCTTGAACAAAATTGATACTTTTGGAGGTGTATGGATGAATCGATTCTTGCCAAAATCAAGTGCTCAATTGATAACTTTTGATAACTCTGTACTTCCAAATTCACATAAACACTTTTCTCATCTAAAAGAAACCAAAGAACAATGTGTTGATGATGACCACTTCCTCAAGAAAGAGGCTTCCGTTGATGACACACCAAAGGTTGGGTTCAATCCCATTACACCTTTCCCTGGATTCAAAGATTCAGAACCAATGGCGGCCATGTTCGCGAGGAGATTAGGCGCAATCAGACACATAACAAGAGACGCCACATATAACTTGCCACACAG GCATCAAAATTAA
- the LOC130947648 gene encoding uncharacterized protein LOC130947648 isoform X4 — MSTESKTVKAENDFKLVVNYSKHCVWKDLKKDPSGAGFSLNCVDSSFANRNSNLYQDVRPSSMVFALLHGGISNTDLPIDDVFVNPITVICAKSDVTSADAPSRVITPECQAPKENDTDEVDERPVDKFLTQDDNKPNPSMEENPSPRKLCNGGMGLASKAPIEKLESTADNDLQTLNNCAALFLTGKKRCKLQQELTTGGKRVKKQTQESSFSRSMKIPETSDPRSRTRQNSSFMNLVSNMMKGFSQSAANPDHHLLWDHDQIQNHNPEPKSTGLKSNFKCMSCPIKSPRGLDVTPISCCAENNNSLYKQYLQSKEFEVKIRPVNFHSSHENRTNKEGKAINSFPTIQDQNNNESAESYAPSERKVTDNFLNKIDTFGGVWMNRFLPKSSAQLITFDNSVLPNSHKHFSHLKETKEQCVDDDHFLKKEASVDDTPKVGFNPITPFPGFKDSEPMAAMFARRLGAIRHITRDATYNLPHRHQN, encoded by the exons ATGAGTACAGAAAGCAAGACAGTGAAAGCAGAGAATGATTTTAAACTAGTTGTGAACTACTCTAAGCACTGTGTTTGGAAAGACCTGAAGAAAGATCCATCAGGTGCAG GTTTCAGCTTAAATTGTGTTGATTCAAGTTTCGCTAACAGAAATAGCAATCTTTACCAAGATGTTAGACCAAGCAGCATGGTCTTTGCTCTTCTACATGGTGGAATTTCTAACACTGACTTACCTATAGATGATGTTTTTGTAAATCCTATAACGGTTATATGCGCGAAAAGCGACGTTACTTCGGCCGATGCTCCTTCTAGAGTCATCACTCCAGAATGTCAAGCACCTAAGGAGAATGATACAG ATGAGGTTGACGAAAGGCCTGTTGACAAGTTCTTAACTCAAGATGATAATAAACCAAACCCAAGCATGGAAGAAAATCCCTCTCCAAGAAAACTTTGCAATGGTGGAATGGGTCTTGCTTCTAAAGCTCCAATTGAGAAACTTGAATCAACAGCAGATAATGATTTACAAACATTGAATAATTGCGCAGCATTGTTTCTAACAGGTAAAAAGAGATGCAAACTTCAACAAGAGTTAACAACTGGGGGTAAAAGAGTCAAGAAGCAAACTCAAGAGAGTTCATTTTCGAGATCCATGAAAATTCCAGAAACTTCAGATCCCAGATCCAGAACCAGGCAGAATAGCTCATTCATGAACTTGGTTTCAAACATGATGAAAGGATTCTCACAATCAGCTGCAAATCCTGATCACCATCTTCTCTGGGATCATGATCAGATTCAGAATCATAATCCTGAGCCGAAAAGTACAGGACTCAAATCCAATTTCAAGTGCATGTCTTGTCCCATAAAATCTCCTCGAGGCCTAGATGTTACTCCAATATCATGTTGTGCAGAGAACAATAACAGTCTTTACAAACAGTATTTGCAATCAAAAGAGTTTGAGGTAAAGATTAGGCCTGTGAATTTTCACAGCAGCCATGAAAACAGGACAAATAAAGAAGGAAAAGCAATAAATTCATTTCCTACCATACAGGATCAGAATAACAATGAGAGTGCTGAATCCTACGCACCTTCGGAGAGGAAGGTAACAGATAATTTCTTGAACAAAATTGATACTTTTGGAGGTGTATGGATGAATCGATTCTTGCCAAAATCAAGTGCTCAATTGATAACTTTTGATAACTCTGTACTTCCAAATTCACATAAACACTTTTCTCATCTAAAAGAAACCAAAGAACAATGTGTTGATGATGACCACTTCCTCAAGAAAGAGGCTTCCGTTGATGACACACCAAAGGTTGGGTTCAATCCCATTACACCTTTCCCTGGATTCAAAGATTCAGAACCAATGGCGGCCATGTTCGCGAGGAGATTAGGCGCAATCAGACACATAACAAGAGACGCCACATATAACTTGCCACACAG GCATCAAAATTAA
- the LOC130947648 gene encoding uncharacterized protein LOC130947648 isoform X1 yields the protein MQEFQCSLNCNVISGHLFLKMSTESKTVKAENDFKLVVNYSKHCVWKDLKKDPSGAGANAASRVNMSLSALDPLSEIVWSPNTGFSLNCVDSSFANRNSNLYQDVRPSSMVFALLHGGISNTDLPIDDVFVNPITVICAKSDVTSADAPSRVITPECQAPKENDTDEVDERPVDKFLTQDDNKPNPSMEENPSPRKLCNGGMGLASKAPIEKLESTADNDLQTLNNCAALFLTGKKRCKLQQELTTGGKRVKKQTQESSFSRSMKIPETSDPRSRTRQNSSFMNLVSNMMKGFSQSAANPDHHLLWDHDQIQNHNPEPKSTGLKSNFKCMSCPIKSPRGLDVTPISCCAENNNSLYKQYLQSKEFEVKIRPVNFHSSHENRTNKEGKAINSFPTIQDQNNNESAESYAPSERKVTDNFLNKIDTFGGVWMNRFLPKSSAQLITFDNSVLPNSHKHFSHLKETKEQCVDDDHFLKKEASVDDTPKVGFNPITPFPGFKDSEPMAAMFARRLGAIRHITRDATYNLPHRHQN from the exons ATGCAAGAATTTCAATGTTCTCTAAACTGTAATGTCATTTCAGGACATTTGTTTCTGAAGATGAGTACAGAAAGCAAGACAGTGAAAGCAGAGAATGATTTTAAACTAGTTGTGAACTACTCTAAGCACTGTGTTTGGAAAGACCTGAAGAAAGATCCATCAGGTGCAGGTGCAAATGCAGCTTCTAGAGTAAACATGTCACTATCTGCCCTTGACCCTTTATCTGAGATAGTTTGGTCTCCAAACACAGGTTTCAGCTTAAATTGTGTTGATTCAAGTTTCGCTAACAGAAATAGCAATCTTTACCAAGATGTTAGACCAAGCAGCATGGTCTTTGCTCTTCTACATGGTGGAATTTCTAACACTGACTTACCTATAGATGATGTTTTTGTAAATCCTATAACGGTTATATGCGCGAAAAGCGACGTTACTTCGGCCGATGCTCCTTCTAGAGTCATCACTCCAGAATGTCAAGCACCTAAGGAGAATGATACAG ATGAGGTTGACGAAAGGCCTGTTGACAAGTTCTTAACTCAAGATGATAATAAACCAAACCCAAGCATGGAAGAAAATCCCTCTCCAAGAAAACTTTGCAATGGTGGAATGGGTCTTGCTTCTAAAGCTCCAATTGAGAAACTTGAATCAACAGCAGATAATGATTTACAAACATTGAATAATTGCGCAGCATTGTTTCTAACAGGTAAAAAGAGATGCAAACTTCAACAAGAGTTAACAACTGGGGGTAAAAGAGTCAAGAAGCAAACTCAAGAGAGTTCATTTTCGAGATCCATGAAAATTCCAGAAACTTCAGATCCCAGATCCAGAACCAGGCAGAATAGCTCATTCATGAACTTGGTTTCAAACATGATGAAAGGATTCTCACAATCAGCTGCAAATCCTGATCACCATCTTCTCTGGGATCATGATCAGATTCAGAATCATAATCCTGAGCCGAAAAGTACAGGACTCAAATCCAATTTCAAGTGCATGTCTTGTCCCATAAAATCTCCTCGAGGCCTAGATGTTACTCCAATATCATGTTGTGCAGAGAACAATAACAGTCTTTACAAACAGTATTTGCAATCAAAAGAGTTTGAGGTAAAGATTAGGCCTGTGAATTTTCACAGCAGCCATGAAAACAGGACAAATAAAGAAGGAAAAGCAATAAATTCATTTCCTACCATACAGGATCAGAATAACAATGAGAGTGCTGAATCCTACGCACCTTCGGAGAGGAAGGTAACAGATAATTTCTTGAACAAAATTGATACTTTTGGAGGTGTATGGATGAATCGATTCTTGCCAAAATCAAGTGCTCAATTGATAACTTTTGATAACTCTGTACTTCCAAATTCACATAAACACTTTTCTCATCTAAAAGAAACCAAAGAACAATGTGTTGATGATGACCACTTCCTCAAGAAAGAGGCTTCCGTTGATGACACACCAAAGGTTGGGTTCAATCCCATTACACCTTTCCCTGGATTCAAAGATTCAGAACCAATGGCGGCCATGTTCGCGAGGAGATTAGGCGCAATCAGACACATAACAAGAGACGCCACATATAACTTGCCACACAG GCATCAAAATTAA
- the LOC130947648 gene encoding uncharacterized protein LOC130947648 isoform X2 → MSTESKTVKAENDFKLVVNYSKHCVWKDLKKDPSGAGANAASRVNMSLSALDPLSEIVWSPNTGFSLNCVDSSFANRNSNLYQDVRPSSMVFALLHGGISNTDLPIDDVFVNPITVICAKSDVTSADAPSRVITPECQAPKENDTDEVDERPVDKFLTQDDNKPNPSMEENPSPRKLCNGGMGLASKAPIEKLESTADNDLQTLNNCAALFLTGKKRCKLQQELTTGGKRVKKQTQESSFSRSMKIPETSDPRSRTRQNSSFMNLVSNMMKGFSQSAANPDHHLLWDHDQIQNHNPEPKSTGLKSNFKCMSCPIKSPRGLDVTPISCCAENNNSLYKQYLQSKEFEVKIRPVNFHSSHENRTNKEGKAINSFPTIQDQNNNESAESYAPSERKVTDNFLNKIDTFGGVWMNRFLPKSSAQLITFDNSVLPNSHKHFSHLKETKEQCVDDDHFLKKEASVDDTPKVGFNPITPFPGFKDSEPMAAMFARRLGAIRHITRDATYNLPHRHQN, encoded by the exons ATGAGTACAGAAAGCAAGACAGTGAAAGCAGAGAATGATTTTAAACTAGTTGTGAACTACTCTAAGCACTGTGTTTGGAAAGACCTGAAGAAAGATCCATCAGGTGCAGGTGCAAATGCAGCTTCTAGAGTAAACATGTCACTATCTGCCCTTGACCCTTTATCTGAGATAGTTTGGTCTCCAAACACAGGTTTCAGCTTAAATTGTGTTGATTCAAGTTTCGCTAACAGAAATAGCAATCTTTACCAAGATGTTAGACCAAGCAGCATGGTCTTTGCTCTTCTACATGGTGGAATTTCTAACACTGACTTACCTATAGATGATGTTTTTGTAAATCCTATAACGGTTATATGCGCGAAAAGCGACGTTACTTCGGCCGATGCTCCTTCTAGAGTCATCACTCCAGAATGTCAAGCACCTAAGGAGAATGATACAG ATGAGGTTGACGAAAGGCCTGTTGACAAGTTCTTAACTCAAGATGATAATAAACCAAACCCAAGCATGGAAGAAAATCCCTCTCCAAGAAAACTTTGCAATGGTGGAATGGGTCTTGCTTCTAAAGCTCCAATTGAGAAACTTGAATCAACAGCAGATAATGATTTACAAACATTGAATAATTGCGCAGCATTGTTTCTAACAGGTAAAAAGAGATGCAAACTTCAACAAGAGTTAACAACTGGGGGTAAAAGAGTCAAGAAGCAAACTCAAGAGAGTTCATTTTCGAGATCCATGAAAATTCCAGAAACTTCAGATCCCAGATCCAGAACCAGGCAGAATAGCTCATTCATGAACTTGGTTTCAAACATGATGAAAGGATTCTCACAATCAGCTGCAAATCCTGATCACCATCTTCTCTGGGATCATGATCAGATTCAGAATCATAATCCTGAGCCGAAAAGTACAGGACTCAAATCCAATTTCAAGTGCATGTCTTGTCCCATAAAATCTCCTCGAGGCCTAGATGTTACTCCAATATCATGTTGTGCAGAGAACAATAACAGTCTTTACAAACAGTATTTGCAATCAAAAGAGTTTGAGGTAAAGATTAGGCCTGTGAATTTTCACAGCAGCCATGAAAACAGGACAAATAAAGAAGGAAAAGCAATAAATTCATTTCCTACCATACAGGATCAGAATAACAATGAGAGTGCTGAATCCTACGCACCTTCGGAGAGGAAGGTAACAGATAATTTCTTGAACAAAATTGATACTTTTGGAGGTGTATGGATGAATCGATTCTTGCCAAAATCAAGTGCTCAATTGATAACTTTTGATAACTCTGTACTTCCAAATTCACATAAACACTTTTCTCATCTAAAAGAAACCAAAGAACAATGTGTTGATGATGACCACTTCCTCAAGAAAGAGGCTTCCGTTGATGACACACCAAAGGTTGGGTTCAATCCCATTACACCTTTCCCTGGATTCAAAGATTCAGAACCAATGGCGGCCATGTTCGCGAGGAGATTAGGCGCAATCAGACACATAACAAGAGACGCCACATATAACTTGCCACACAG GCATCAAAATTAA
- the LOC130949949 gene encoding extensin-like, whose translation MGKKVIAKRAPREKIHKLPRYPRPSTRSQDTTFTLSPSPPTSPSRTDPMARTKTTPRYPAPAKPTPPSKATPSKPSSTKPSSSKGKRPAVEEPIPEPTKPKSRSVPVRSQRGNPHHLLKSVSEPEVDPFAHKSHFMTSHSDFNPHHFKSAMKP comes from the coding sequence ATGGGGAAGAAAGTTATTGCTAAAAGAGCACCTCGTGAGAAAATCCATAAACTTCCAAGATATCCTAGACCATCAACCCGTTCTCAAGACACCACTTTCACTCTCTCACCTTCTCCTCCTACCTCTCCTTCTCGAACTGATCCCATGGCGCGTACCAAGACCACTCCAAGGTATCCTGCTCCTGCCAAACCGACGCCACCATCGAAGGCAACGCCATCCAAACCAAGTTCCACAAAACCTAGTTCATCCAAGGGTAAGCGTCCTGCTGTTGAAGAGCCTATTCCTGAGCCTACAAAACCTAAGTCAAGGTCTGTTCCTGTGCGTTCACAAAGAGGTAACCCTCATCACCTTCTCAAATCTGTTAGCGAACCAGAGGTTGATCCCTTTGCTCACAAATCACACTTCATGACATCTCACTCAGACTTTAACCCCCATCATTTCAAATCGGCCATGAAACCATGA